A genomic stretch from Enterobacteriaceae endosymbiont of Donacia dentata includes:
- a CDS encoding redoxin domain-containing protein produces MILVTKKAPDFYAPAVLPDGSIIDNFNLYKYSKNTITVIFFWPLDFTFVCPTEIITFNKYYNHFKKRNVKILGISCDSQFVHYAWRNTPINQGGIGNIKFIMISDIKKNIQKSYGIEHPELGIALRALFLIDTKGIIRHQLINDLPFGRNINEVIRMIDAVEHNEKYGDVCPAQWEKGKKSINPTSKGIINYLSNNINELY; encoded by the coding sequence ATGATATTAGTTACTAAAAAAGCTCCTGATTTTTATGCACCTGCTGTACTTCCTGATGGTTCAATAATTGATAATTTTAATTTATATAAATATTCAAAAAATACAATAACTGTTATATTTTTTTGGCCTTTAGATTTCACATTTGTTTGTCCTACGGAAATTATAACATTTAATAAATACTATAATCATTTTAAAAAAAGAAATGTAAAGATATTAGGTATATCATGTGATTCCCAATTTGTACATTATGCTTGGAGAAATACTCCAATTAATCAAGGTGGTATTGGAAATATTAAATTTATAATGATATCTGATATTAAAAAAAATATACAAAAATCTTATGGAATTGAACATCCTGAATTAGGTATAGCATTAAGAGCTCTATTTTTAATAGATACAAAAGGAATAATAAGACATCAATTAATAAATGATTTACCATTTGGTAGAAATATAAATGAAGTTATTAGAATGATTGATGCTGTAGAACATAATGAAAAATATGGTGATGTTTGTCCTGCACAATGGGAAAAAGGTAAAAAAAGTATAAATCCTACTTCTAAAGGAATTATAAATTATTTATCTAATAATATTAATGAATTATATTAA
- the prmB gene encoding 50S ribosomal protein L3 N(5)-glutamine methyltransferase, translating to MVIDLHLLLKEEIIYELLSIQDVVRWITSCFNMSNLWYGHGNDNPWDEALNLVLSVLSLPPYLWDKVYTAKLSFKERKLIYKLVLKRIKKKIPVVYLTKKTWFCGHELYIDNRVLIPRSPISELINNKFKYIIPSYKEPKYILDLCTGSGCIAIACAYLFPNSHIDAVDISLDAINVTEYNIQLHGLENRITPICSNLFEKLKKLNYDLIITNPPYVDKKDINFLPKEYSYEPKISLVSDNNGTEIIEKIISQAFSYLKKDGILICEVGDKMINIIEKYPEKCFQWLKIKNGGIGIFKMQNI from the coding sequence ATGGTAATAGATTTACATCTTCTGCTTAAAGAAGAAATTATATATGAATTATTATCAATCCAGGATGTAGTACGTTGGATAACTAGTTGTTTTAATATGTCTAATTTATGGTATGGTCATGGTAATGATAATCCATGGGATGAGGCATTAAATTTAGTTTTATCTGTATTAAGCTTACCTCCATATTTATGGGATAAAGTTTATACAGCTAAATTATCTTTTAAAGAACGTAAATTAATTTATAAATTAGTATTAAAACGTATTAAAAAAAAAATTCCTGTCGTATATTTAACAAAAAAAACTTGGTTTTGTGGACATGAATTATATATTGATAATAGAGTATTAATACCTAGATCTCCAATTTCTGAATTAATTAATAATAAATTTAAATATATTATTCCTTCTTATAAAGAACCTAAATATATATTAGACTTATGTACTGGAAGTGGTTGCATTGCAATTGCTTGTGCGTATTTATTTCCTAATTCACACATAGATGCTGTAGATATTTCTTTAGATGCAATTAATGTGACAGAATATAATATTCAATTACATGGATTAGAAAATAGAATAACTCCTATTTGTAGTAACTTATTTGAAAAATTAAAAAAATTAAATTATGATTTAATTATTACTAATCCTCCATACGTAGATAAAAAAGATATAAATTTTTTACCAAAAGAATATTCATATGAACCTAAAATTAGTTTAGTTTCAGATAATAATGGTACAGAAATTATTGAAAAAATAATATCTCAAGCATTTTCCTATCTCAAAAAAGATGGTATCTTAATTTGTGAAGTAGGTGATAAAATGATAAATATAATAGAAAAATATCCAGAAAAATGTTTTCAATGGTTAAAGATAAAAAATGGAGGTATAGGTATATTTAAAATGCAAAATATTTAA
- the argF gene encoding ornithine carbamoyltransferase, which produces MNQFYNKHFLKLTDFSKEEIFELIKIAEKLKYDKKNFKEKKKLINKNIILIFEKNSTRTRCSFEIACFDQGANVTYLNIKDSHIGYKESLKDSARILSNMYDGLQYRGKYQKNLEIIAKYSKIPVWNGLTNEFHPTQILADLLTIKEHIKNKNIDQIKLSYIGDINNNISFSLIEASIIIGFELYLISPQKIKISNNPYINNLIKTLKNKNNIHITDNINVGIKNTDFIYTDIWLSMGEKTSLKLWEKKINQFLNYQVNKLLLVKSKNPNIKVMHCLPSLHLYNHYKKLFNKKIISKYKLFNGLEITNEVFESNNSIIFQQAENKIHTIKAIIIASLLKEKY; this is translated from the coding sequence ATGAATCAATTTTACAATAAACATTTTTTAAAATTAACAGATTTTTCAAAAGAAGAAATTTTTGAATTAATTAAAATTGCTGAAAAATTAAAATATGATAAAAAAAATTTTAAAGAAAAAAAGAAATTAATAAATAAAAATATTATCTTAATTTTTGAAAAAAATTCAACAAGAACAAGATGTTCATTTGAAATAGCTTGTTTTGATCAGGGAGCTAATGTTACTTATTTAAATATTAAAGATAGTCATATAGGATATAAAGAATCATTAAAAGATTCTGCAAGAATTTTAAGTAATATGTATGACGGATTACAATATAGAGGAAAATATCAAAAAAATTTAGAAATTATTGCTAAATATTCTAAAATTCCAGTATGGAATGGTTTAACAAATGAGTTTCATCCTACTCAAATATTAGCAGATTTACTAACTATAAAAGAACATATAAAAAATAAAAACATAGATCAAATAAAATTATCTTATATAGGTGATATTAATAATAATATTTCTTTTAGTTTAATAGAAGCATCAATTATTATTGGGTTTGAATTATATTTAATTTCTCCGCAGAAAATTAAAATAAGTAATAATCCATATATAAATAACCTTATAAAAACATTAAAAAATAAAAATAATATTCATATAACAGACAATATTAATGTAGGTATAAAAAATACTGATTTTATTTACACTGATATTTGGTTATCTATGGGAGAAAAAACATCTTTAAAATTATGGGAAAAAAAAATTAATCAATTTCTTAATTATCAAGTAAATAAATTATTATTAGTAAAAAGTAAAAATCCTAATATTAAAGTTATGCATTGTTTACCTTCTTTACATTTATATAATCACTATAAAAAACTTTTTAATAAAAAAATTATATCTAAATATAAATTATTTAATGGATTAGAAATTACAAATGAAGTTTTTGAATCTAACAATAGTATTATTTTTCAACAAGCAGAAAATAAAATTCACACTATTAAAGCTATAATAATAGCTTCTTTATTAAAAGAAAAATATTAA
- the rsmA gene encoding 16S rRNA (adenine(1518)-N(6)/adenine(1519)-N(6))-dimethyltransferase RsmA yields MKIFLKKNYGQHILINKNIIKKIIFLINPKYYHNMVEIGPGLGSLTLPIVNYNKNLSVIEIDKNLINILKKNKILINSNVNFILSDVLNFNFFNLIKKLKKRIRIFGSLPYNISTAIIFYLLKYLNNIKDMNFIMQKEVVDCLTAQPGDKNYGRLSIIMQLFFKIKSLIEIKPSSFFPKPKVISNMIYMRPYNNNPYNLNNIFFLKKIIKQTFSMRRKMLHNSLLNLFSIEELDFLGIDHKIRAENVSISEYCQLARWLELKNKRL; encoded by the coding sequence ATGAAAATTTTTCTTAAGAAGAATTATGGACAACATATATTAATTAATAAAAATATTATTAAAAAGATAATTTTTTTAATAAATCCTAAATATTACCATAATATGGTAGAAATAGGTCCAGGATTAGGTTCTTTAACTCTTCCTATAGTTAATTATAATAAAAATCTTTCAGTTATTGAAATTGATAAAAATTTAATTAATATTTTAAAAAAAAATAAAATTTTAATAAATTCAAATGTAAATTTTATATTAAGTGATGTTTTAAATTTTAATTTTTTTAATTTAATAAAAAAATTAAAAAAAAGAATACGTATATTTGGAAGTTTACCGTATAATATTTCTACTGCAATAATATTTTATTTATTAAAATATTTAAATAATATTAAAGATATGAATTTTATAATGCAAAAAGAAGTAGTAGATTGTTTGACTGCTCAACCTGGAGACAAAAATTATGGTCGTTTAAGTATAATAATGCAATTATTTTTCAAAATAAAATCTTTAATAGAAATTAAACCAAGTTCTTTTTTTCCAAAACCTAAAGTAATTTCTAATATGATTTATATGAGACCGTATAATAATAATCCTTATAATTTAAATAATATTTTTTTTTTGAAGAAAATTATTAAACAAACTTTTAGTATGAGAAGAAAAATGTTACATAATAGTTTATTAAATTTATTTTCTATAGAAGAATTAGATTTTTTAGGTATTGATCATAAAATTCGTGCTGAAAATGTTTCAATATCAGAATATTGTCAATTAGCTCGTTGGTTAGAATTAAAAAATAAAAGGTTATAA
- a CDS encoding extracellular solute-binding protein: MFLFFRLICIIFILILLPITKKHLNKHKFHQEIVYFYNWTEYVPDNILEKFTKETGIKVIYSTYDSNESMYTKLKTYKKQSYDLIVPSTYFVAKMKNEGMIQKIEKKKIPNFSNLDPKFLNKSFDLNNEYSIPYIWGATAIGVNTSKINPNYINSWADLWNKKYYKSISLIDDAKEVFQIALLKLGYPGNTKNLKYIQKSFIELKKLMPNIISFNSDNPGYPFIDGSVNIGMIWNGAAYSVKKLGIPLKFIWPKEGGIFWMDSFVIPINAKNIEGALKLINFLLRPDIAAQIAIKTGYSTPNLKAQKLLPIDMLNNNMLYPNNEIIKKGIWQNDVGMNISKKYEIYFQQLKNL; this comes from the coding sequence ATGTTTTTATTTTTTAGATTAATATGTATTATTTTTATATTAATATTACTACCAATAACAAAAAAACATTTAAATAAACATAAATTTCATCAAGAAATTGTTTATTTTTATAATTGGACAGAATATGTTCCAGATAATATTTTAGAAAAATTTACTAAAGAAACTGGTATTAAAGTTATTTATTCTACATATGATTCTAATGAAAGTATGTATACAAAGTTAAAAACTTATAAAAAACAATCATATGATTTAATTGTTCCTTCTACATATTTTGTAGCTAAAATGAAAAATGAAGGTATGATACAAAAAATAGAAAAAAAAAAAATACCAAATTTTTCTAATTTAGATCCAAAATTTTTAAATAAGTCTTTTGATTTAAATAATGAATATTCAATACCATATATATGGGGAGCAACAGCTATAGGAGTTAATACAAGTAAAATAAATCCTAACTATATAAATAGTTGGGCTGATTTATGGAATAAAAAATATTATAAATCTATTTCTTTAATAGATGATGCAAAAGAAGTATTTCAAATTGCCTTATTAAAATTAGGTTATCCAGGTAATACTAAAAATTTAAAATATATTCAAAAATCTTTTATAGAATTAAAAAAATTAATGCCAAATATTATTTCATTTAATTCTGATAATCCTGGTTATCCATTTATAGATGGATCTGTAAATATAGGTATGATATGGAATGGTGCTGCATATTCTGTTAAAAAATTAGGTATTCCTTTAAAATTTATTTGGCCTAAAGAAGGAGGAATTTTTTGGATGGATAGTTTTGTTATACCTATTAATGCAAAAAATATTGAAGGTGCTTTAAAATTAATTAATTTTTTATTAAGACCAGATATTGCAGCTCAAATAGCTATAAAAACTGGATATTCAACTCCTAATTTAAAAGCTCAAAAATTATTACCCATAGATATGCTTAATAATAATATGTTATATCCAAATAATGAAATAATTAAAAAAGGTATATGGCAAAATGATGTAGGTATGAATATAAGTAAAAAATATGAAATATATTTTCAACAATTAAAAAATTTATAA
- the djlA gene encoding co-chaperone DjlA: MFFLLQLLLFLISFIINYNISYSFINIIIIILISFLINKIYQFYYKNNYSVSNIKKSFIQITFEVMGYISKSKGFVSNNDIMIATKLIKKMKLNSKYIIFAHKSFTNGKNKNYPLIYKLHNLNYLIYKDTNLINKFLEIQLELSFINKSLNPKTRKILFIIFQELKISLYQVLIIINKLKYKNKDINEKDLFFYKNDNQFKKQTENNNFNYDNYQNINYNEFDLNQAYKLLGVKPEDNLLTIKRAYHKLISKYHPDKLISKGYTSKQLEIAKIKTQNIHKAYNIIKKNII, translated from the coding sequence ATGTTTTTTTTACTACAATTATTATTATTTTTAATAAGTTTTATAATTAATTATAATATTAGTTATAGTTTTATTAATATAATAATAATTATATTAATTAGTTTTTTAATTAATAAAATATATCAATTTTATTATAAAAATAATTATAGTGTAAGTAATATAAAAAAATCATTTATTCAAATTACTTTTGAAGTAATGGGATATATAAGTAAATCAAAAGGTTTTGTTAGTAATAATGATATAATGATAGCAACAAAATTAATAAAAAAAATGAAATTAAATAGTAAATATATTATTTTTGCTCATAAATCATTTACAAATGGAAAAAATAAAAATTATCCTTTAATTTATAAATTACATAATTTAAATTATTTAATTTATAAAGATACAAATTTAATAAATAAATTTTTAGAAATTCAACTTGAATTATCTTTTATAAATAAGTCTTTAAATCCCAAAACTAGAAAAATATTATTTATTATATTTCAAGAATTAAAAATATCTCTATATCAAGTTTTGATAATAATTAATAAATTAAAATATAAAAATAAAGATATTAATGAAAAAGATTTATTTTTTTATAAAAACGATAATCAATTTAAAAAACAAACAGAAAATAATAATTTTAATTATGATAATTATCAAAATATAAATTATAATGAATTTGATTTAAATCAAGCATATAAGTTATTAGGAGTTAAACCTGAAGATAATCTTTTAACTATTAAAAGAGCATATCATAAATTAATTAGTAAATATCATCCAGATAAATTAATTTCTAAAGGTTATACATCTAAACAATTAGAAATAGCTAAAATTAAAACTCAAAATATACATAAAGCATATAATATAATTAAAAAAAATATTATATAA
- a CDS encoding symmetrical bis(5'-nucleosyl)-tetraphosphatase — MTTYLIGDIHGYYNELISLLKKINFNYKKDQLWITGDLIARGPDSIKVLCYLYSIKNSVKLVLGNHDLYLISLVLGYYNNVNDPKILQLLENKKIVFIINTWLKYQPLVQYDKNKKILMSHAGITPQWNNIKEILSFSYEAENIISGKNNKIFIDYISNEDYQVNDWKQNTLIGFERFNFIVNSLTKMRYCYPNGTLEMFTKKAPDNISSTVLKPWFSIPNILYKKYTIFFGHWSDLQGGKYTPNNIIGLDTGCCWGKKLTIFSWEKKKFFSEICRI; from the coding sequence ATGACTACTTATCTTATTGGAGATATTCATGGTTATTATAATGAACTTATCTCCTTATTAAAAAAAATTAATTTTAATTACAAAAAAGATCAATTATGGATTACAGGAGATCTTATTGCAAGAGGACCAGATTCTATAAAAGTATTATGTTATTTATATTCTATTAAAAATTCTGTAAAATTAGTTTTAGGAAATCATGATTTATATTTAATATCATTAGTATTAGGTTATTATAATAATGTTAATGATCCAAAAATTTTACAATTATTAGAAAATAAAAAAATAGTATTTATTATAAATACTTGGCTAAAATACCAACCATTAGTACAATATGATAAAAATAAAAAAATCTTAATGTCTCATGCTGGTATTACACCACAATGGAATAATATAAAAGAAATATTATCTTTTTCTTATGAAGCAGAAAATATTATTTCTGGTAAAAATAATAAAATATTCATTGATTACATAAGTAATGAAGATTACCAAGTTAATGATTGGAAACAAAATACTTTAATAGGATTTGAACGTTTTAATTTTATTGTTAATTCACTAACAAAAATGAGATATTGTTATCCAAATGGAACTTTAGAAATGTTTACTAAAAAAGCTCCTGATAATATTTCTTCTACAGTGTTAAAACCTTGGTTTTCGATACCTAATATTTTATATAAAAAATATACAATATTTTTTGGTCATTGGTCTGATTTACAAGGAGGAAAATATACACCTAATAATATTATAGGATTAGATACTGGTTGTTGTTGGGGTAAAAAATTAACAATTTTTTCATGGGAAAAAAAAAAATTTTTTAGTGAAATTTGTAGAATTTAA
- a CDS encoding peptidylprolyl isomerase, protein MIIRKIIFIITIIYCIFNISKCISTPIENINGIGFIINNKIILKNEINDILNISNYFHNNENELLNSILDFNNLEDLIKNNLFLQIIKNSNFYISKKKLNYLISEMYKQNNVNENFLKERLIKNNINYELYHNIMRKNLLIYIFKSILIKNNINICDEEIDSLTNQLYLKYKYHKKYNITLFYLTVNKSKSLLKNDFNHKLSLISKLLNILKNNKLNNHIKNINSNIFIENSKIQKTTLKGTEDKLPSILVNYVDKSKKGDIIGPIYLYSKIFLLKINDMVLIDNIDNKKVLLHLIYIDKHNFNKKNTQKKINYIYFNLFKKKITFKEAMQLFLSNKKIIKFKDYISWVPFNSFSIKFQKIIKKLKINQFSLLIKEPNGYYIIQLLKEKNNLKTKDFFQKQAYDIIFKQNFEKESNFFIYEYAKTIYIKNLM, encoded by the coding sequence ATGATAATTAGAAAAATAATATTTATTATAACAATAATATATTGTATATTTAATATTTCTAAATGTATATCTACGCCAATAGAAAATATTAATGGTATTGGATTTATTATAAATAATAAAATAATTCTTAAAAACGAAATTAATGATATTTTAAATATATCTAATTATTTTCATAATAATGAAAATGAATTATTAAATTCAATATTAGATTTTAATAATCTTGAAGATTTAATAAAAAATAATCTTTTTTTACAAATTATAAAAAATAGTAATTTTTATATTTCTAAAAAAAAATTAAATTATCTTATTTCAGAAATGTATAAACAAAATAATGTTAATGAAAATTTTTTAAAAGAAAGATTAATAAAAAATAATATTAATTATGAATTATATCATAATATTATGAGAAAAAATCTCTTGATTTATATTTTTAAAAGTATATTAATAAAAAATAATATTAATATTTGTGATGAAGAAATTGATTCTTTAACAAATCAGTTATATTTAAAATATAAATATCATAAAAAATATAATATTACTTTATTTTATTTAACAGTTAATAAATCAAAATCATTATTAAAAAATGATTTTAATCATAAATTATCATTAATTTCTAAATTATTAAATATATTAAAAAATAATAAATTAAATAATCATATAAAAAATATTAATAGTAATATATTTATTGAAAATTCCAAAATACAAAAAACAACCTTAAAAGGAACAGAAGATAAATTACCATCAATTTTAGTTAATTATGTAGACAAATCAAAAAAAGGAGATATTATAGGTCCAATATATTTATATTCTAAAATTTTTCTTTTAAAAATAAATGATATGGTATTAATAGATAACATAGATAATAAAAAAGTTTTATTACATCTAATATATATAGATAAACATAATTTTAATAAAAAAAATACCCAAAAAAAAATAAATTATATTTATTTTAATCTTTTTAAAAAAAAAATTACTTTTAAAGAAGCAATGCAATTATTTTTAAGTAATAAAAAAATAATTAAATTTAAAGATTATATTAGTTGGGTACCATTTAATTCTTTTTCTATAAAATTTCAAAAAATTATAAAAAAATTAAAAATAAACCAATTTAGTTTATTAATTAAAGAACCTAATGGATATTATATAATTCAATTATTAAAAGAAAAAAATAATCTAAAAACAAAAGATTTTTTTCAAAAACAAGCTTATGATATTATTTTTAAACAAAATTTTGAAAAAGAATCTAATTTTTTTATTTATGAATATGCTAAAACAATATATATTAAAAATTTAATGTAA
- the acpS gene encoding holo-ACP synthase, with product MKIIGIGIDLVEINRIKNIFQHFKKRFVYKILTRYELSIYKKNKNKDKKIKVLAKYFSVKEAAVKALNTGFTNGIFFNQIELLHYKTGKPRLKFYSKALKIIKNITNNYYIHISISDEINYTCAIVIIEKI from the coding sequence ATGAAAATTATTGGTATTGGTATAGATTTAGTAGAAATTAATAGAATTAAAAATATATTTCAACATTTTAAAAAACGTTTTGTATATAAAATATTAACTAGATATGAATTATCTATTTATAAAAAAAATAAAAATAAAGATAAAAAAATAAAAGTTTTAGCAAAATATTTTTCTGTGAAAGAAGCAGCAGTAAAAGCTCTTAATACTGGTTTTACTAATGGAATATTTTTTAATCAAATAGAACTTTTACATTATAAAACAGGAAAACCAAGATTAAAATTTTATAGTAAAGCATTAAAAATAATAAAAAATATAACTAATAACTATTATATTCATATTTCTATATCAGATGAAATTAATTATACTTGTGCAATAGTTATTATTGAAAAAATATAA
- a CDS encoding methyltransferase, protein MNILLPINQYFLRLFKNKFINHKVLFAGNMRDKMPIYLDTLVSFINTHKYDYYIWLKKIVNRNIYYGIMNENIYKKYNFNVLIFFWLKNKKESIFILKNILSLFTFKSEIYVIGANKSGIKNIKNIKELEMIYFEKIISIRKHIIFYAILKKKISFHINDYWNHYYYKNFKIYNLPGVFGGNKFDHGSKFLISTIFNNLNIKGKVLDLGCGSGIISTILSNNIKKHRKKFLLYSTDIDIKAIISTKKTLNKNFLENNNVFPSNVYSKVNQKFDFIISNPPIHDDLYYSLKFIYQMINKFKNKTKYNGKLLFVINNFVSCSKIFNKFLLKFNILSKNKNFSVYSIKNINN, encoded by the coding sequence ATGAATATATTATTACCAATAAATCAATATTTTTTACGTTTATTTAAAAATAAATTCATCAATCATAAAGTACTTTTTGCAGGAAATATGAGAGATAAGATGCCAATTTATTTAGATACTCTAGTAAGTTTTATAAATACTCATAAATATGATTATTATATATGGTTAAAAAAAATAGTAAATCGTAATATTTATTACGGAATCATGAATGAAAATATATATAAAAAATATAATTTTAATGTTCTTATATTTTTTTGGTTAAAAAATAAAAAAGAATCTATTTTTATATTAAAAAATATATTATCATTATTTACTTTTAAAAGTGAAATTTATGTTATAGGAGCAAATAAGAGTGGTATAAAAAATATTAAAAATATTAAAGAATTAGAAATGATTTATTTTGAAAAAATTATTAGTATAAGAAAACATATTATATTTTATGCAATTCTTAAAAAGAAAATATCATTTCATATAAATGATTATTGGAATCATTATTACTATAAAAATTTTAAAATATATAATTTACCTGGTGTATTTGGAGGTAATAAATTTGATCATGGTAGTAAATTTTTAATTTCTACTATTTTTAATAATTTAAATATTAAAGGAAAAGTATTAGATTTAGGATGTGGTTCTGGAATTATTTCTACTATATTAAGTAATAATATAAAAAAACATAGAAAAAAATTTTTGTTATATTCAACTGATATTGATATAAAAGCAATTATTTCAACTAAAAAAACATTAAATAAAAATTTTTTAGAAAATAATAATGTATTTCCAAGTAATGTTTATTCTAAAGTAAATCAAAAATTTGATTTTATTATATCTAATCCTCCTATTCATGATGATTTATATTATTCGTTAAAGTTTATTTATCAAATGATTAATAAATTTAAAAATAAAACAAAATATAATGGAAAATTATTATTTGTAATTAATAATTTTGTATCATGTTCAAAAATTTTTAATAAATTTTTACTTAAATTTAATATTTTATCTAAAAATAAAAATTTTTCTGTTTATAGTATAAAAAATATAAATAATTAA
- the apaG gene encoding Co2+/Mg2+ efflux protein ApaG — translation MKSLLSQVYIRSHSIYIESQSIPTINRYVFVYTITIHNVGKKILQLISRYWTITNGNGQKTQIYGEGVIGKKPYIRPGNDFHYTSGAILETPIGIMQGHYIMIDEKNNVYHVDIPIFRLAIKTYIH, via the coding sequence ATGAAATCATTATTATCTCAAGTTTATATAAGATCACATAGTATTTATATAGAATCACAATCAATACCTACGATTAATCGTTATGTTTTTGTTTATACAATTACCATACATAATGTAGGTAAAAAAATATTACAATTAATCAGTCGTTATTGGACCATTACTAATGGTAATGGTCAAAAAACTCAAATATATGGTGAAGGAGTGATAGGTAAAAAACCATATATTAGACCAGGAAATGATTTTCATTATACTAGTGGAGCAATTTTAGAAACTCCTATTGGAATAATGCAGGGACACTATATCATGATAGATGAAAAAAATAATGTTTATCATGTAGATATTCCAATTTTTCGTTTAGCAATTAAAACTTATATTCATTGA
- the aroC gene encoding chorismate synthase — protein sequence MAGNSIGKLFKVTTFGESHGKTLGCIIDGVPPKIPLKPNDLQKDLDRRKPGSSKYTSPRKEIDKIEILSGVFNGLTTGTSIGLQINNMDVRSKDYNNIKNIFRPGHADYTYEKKYGIRDYRGGGRSSARETTMRVAAGAIAKKYLLMKFNLKIQGYLSQIGNIICNFDNWDEVNKNPFFCPNQYQIKSLQDLINNLKKNGDSIGAKITIIVKNVPIGLGEPVFDKLDAEIAHAIMSINAVKGIEIGDGFNSINKLGSKYRDEIRLDGFQSNNSGGILGGISTGQNIIIHFVVKPTSSISIPGKTINLLGKETVCVTQGRHDPCVGIRAVPIGEAMVAIILMDHFLRYRAQCIDNILK from the coding sequence ATGGCAGGAAATAGTATTGGAAAATTATTTAAAGTTACAACTTTTGGTGAATCTCATGGTAAAACTTTAGGATGTATAATAGATGGAGTTCCTCCTAAAATACCTTTAAAACCAAATGATTTACAAAAAGATTTAGATAGACGTAAACCAGGATCATCTAAATATACTTCTCCAAGAAAAGAAATAGATAAAATAGAAATTTTATCAGGAGTATTTAATGGTTTAACAACAGGAACTAGTATTGGTCTACAAATTAACAATATGGATGTTAGATCTAAAGACTATAATAATATAAAAAATATTTTTCGTCCTGGACATGCTGATTATACTTATGAAAAAAAATATGGGATCAGAGATTATAGAGGTGGGGGTCGTTCATCAGCTAGAGAAACAACTATGCGTGTTGCTGCAGGAGCTATCGCTAAAAAATATTTATTAATGAAATTTAATTTAAAAATTCAAGGATATTTATCTCAAATAGGTAATATAATCTGTAATTTTGATAATTGGGATGAAGTAAATAAAAATCCTTTTTTCTGTCCTAATCAATATCAAATAAAATCTTTACAAGATTTAATAAATAATTTAAAAAAAAATGGTGACTCTATAGGAGCAAAAATTACAATAATTGTAAAAAATGTACCGATAGGATTAGGAGAACCAGTATTCGATAAATTAGATGCAGAAATAGCTCATGCTATAATGAGTATCAATGCTGTTAAAGGAATAGAAATAGGTGATGGTTTTAATTCTATTAATAAATTAGGAAGTAAATATAGAGATGAAATAAGATTGGATGGATTTCAAAGTAATAATTCAGGAGGAATATTAGGGGGAATTAGCACAGGTCAAAATATTATTATACATTTTGTAGTAAAACCTACTTCTAGTATTTCTATACCAGGAAAAACAATTAATTTATTAGGTAAAGAAACAGTTTGTGTTACACAAGGACGTCATGATCCTTGTGTAGGAATTAGAGCTGTTCCTATAGGAGAGGCAATGGTTGCTATAATTTTAATGGATCATTTTTTGCGTTATCGTGCTCAATGTATTGATAATATACTAAAATAA